Proteins from a genomic interval of Sugiyamaella lignohabitans strain CBS 10342 chromosome C, complete sequence:
- a CDS encoding Pentatricopeptide repeat-containing protein, producing the protein MLAQRFVGRRIANVAVSSSRLELGLSRVGVSSHRRYQSVVAGAADSQDTGSVVEEPVTKNIDKVPKKSSNGKHFANGKNGNRQGQNLYQKIDRALISGNTNEALRIFKDEYNPGIFKSLERRGLHLRLFRAALKLKSKKGSKAVMEPKELFQKYLEGGAAVGWITSAVILTDVREGNPALGLQTWVEYLENLNTIGLVTSEGNKEAAWSALVAYVANCVKEKQPISTELALKLVPIKDIPLGRQLMDIEEFRRLNHTSRKEILEGLQQIRMDSLDVSSLEFLTSLPSDRPLELEAMYKEALAKVGDNGLPESVYARFISCFAESTRVKDAFEVWNHMIEHEVEPTILSWNSLLRAGALSRVDKTEVFTKLWGEMVESGVKPNSESFRSLIDFCFRTGKPEQALQVLDRIQEGKEEGVTVTLTMFNTVLDGLLRLGKVTEAEGLLREGLTQGYSPNVVTYNYFIRSYIQLGQFEKANAIVQEMIAANVRPDISTYTNIIDSVFKQARKQGFDPQQQIYDLFVEMGREGIKTNAISITAIISGLTKTSNDIESARTLFRIMLEKKITPNARTFGTLIDSELKFGDYQHALDYFNMMPKFGVPQGTPAFNQLIHWASYNKRVTEAHRLFKQLVKSTRTNPNKFTYTFILNGCYKNDGGSQTVESIAIANDVLKTLSKQEGYFDFGTDLPKLIPKLAALGATVPESVVQALEKKTTRVE; encoded by the coding sequence ATGCTGGCTCAAAGGTTTGTGGGGCGACGAATTGCCAATGTGGCCGTGTCGTCTTCTCGGCTGGAGCTTGGTTTGTCGAGAGTTGGTGTCAGTAGCCACAGACGGTACCAGTCTGTGGTtgcaggtgctgctgattcGCAAGACACAGGTTCTGTGGTTGAAGAACCAGTGACGAAGAACATTGATAAAGTGCCAAAGAAGTCATCGAATGGAAAACACTTCGCCAATGGTAAAAATGGCAATAGACAGGGCCAGAATTTGTACCAGAAAATTGACCGGGCATTGATTTCAGGCAACACTAACGAAGCGTTGCGGATCTTCAAGGACGAGTATAACCCCGGCATTTTCAAGAGTTTGGAGCGACGAGgacttcatcttcgtctgtTTCGAGCAGCATTGAAACTGAAATCCAAAAAAGGTTCAAAAGCCGTCATGGAACCCAAGGAATtgtttcaaaaatatcttgAGGGCGGTGCGGCTGTTGGCTGGATTACCAGTGCCGTCATTTTGACGGATGTTCGTGAGGGAAACCCAGCTCTTGGGCTTCAAACATGGGTTGAGTATCTCGAGAATCTCAATACCATTGGTTTGGTGACTAGTGAGGGTAACAAAGAAGCTGCTTGGTCTGCTTTGGTCGCTTATGTTGCTAATTGTGTTAAGGAGAAACAGCCTATCAGCACTGAACTTGCATTGAAACTGGTTCCTATTAAAGATATTCCGCTAGGTCGCCAGTTAATGGACATTGAGGAGTTCAGAAGACTCAATCATACTTCCAGAAAAGAGATTCTTGAAGGACTTCAACAAATCCGTATGGATTCTTTAGATGTGTCGTCACTTGAGTTCTTGACTTCTCTTCCATCAGACAGACCCCTTGAATTGGAAGCCATGTATAAAGAAGCATTGGCTAAAGTAGGCGACAATGGACTTCCCGAATCTGTTTATGCCAGATTTATTAGTTGTTTTGCCGAATCGACCCGGGTCAAAGATGCATTCGAGGTATGGAATCATATGATTGAACACGAAGTCGAGCCTACTATTCTGTCATGGAACAGTCTTTTGCGAGCTGGAGCACTGAGCAGAGTTGATAAAACCGAGGTTTTCACGAAGTTGTGGGGAGAAATGGTTGAATCCGGTGTTAAACCCAACTCGGAGAGTTTCCGCAGTCTGATTGACTTTTGTTTCCGGACCGGCAAGCCAGAACAAGCACTACAAGTGTTAGATCGTATTCAAGAAggtaaagaagaaggagtCACAGTGACTCTGACTATGTTCAATACAGTTCTTGACGGACTTCTTAGACTTGGTAAAGTGACAGAGGCTGAAGGATTGCTGCGTGAGGGTCTTACTCAAGGATACTCACCCAATGTGGTCACATACAATTATTTCATTCGATCGTATATCCAATTAGGTCAGTTTGAAAAGGCCAATGCTATTGTGCAAGAAATGATAGCTGCTAATGTGCGTCCGGATATTTCCACGTACACCAACATCATCGACAGTGTGTTCAAACAAGCCCGTAAACAGGGATTCGATCCTCAGCAACAAATCTACGATCTGTTTGTGGAAATGGGAAGAGAAGGAATCAAGACTAACGCCATTTCTATTACGGCCATTATTTCGGGATTGACCAAGACATCGAACGATATTGAGTCGGCACGAACGCTGTTCCGAATTATgcttgaaaagaaaatcaCCCCCAACGCCAGAACCTTTGGTACTTTAATTGACAGTGAACTGAAGTTTGGAGACTACCAGCACGCTCTAGACTACTTCAACATGATGCCCAAATTCGGAGTTCCCCAAGGAACGCCTGCTTTCAATCAACTGATCCACTGGGCCTCCTACAACAAACGAGTGACCGAAGCACACCGACTGTTCAAACAACTGGTGAAAAGCACCCGAACCAACCCCAACAAGTTCACCTATACATTCATCCTAAACGGCTGCTACAAAAACGACGGCGGAAGCCAGACCGTAGAAAGCATAGCCATTGCCAACGACGTGCTCAAAACGCTGTCCAAGCAAGAAGGTTACTTCGATTTCGGCACCGACCTGCCCAAACTGATCCCCAAATTGGCCGCTCTCGGCGCCACGGTCCCCGAGTCGGTAGTCCAAGCTCTCGAAAAGAAAACCACCCGTGTCGAGTAG
- the OLA1 gene encoding Ola1p (P-loop ATPase with similarity to human OLA1 and bacterial YchF; identified as specifically interacting with the proteasome; null mutant displays increased translation rate and increased readthrough of premature stop codons; protein abundance increases in response to hydrogen peroxide and to DNA replication stress; GO_component: GO:0005737 - cytoplasm [Evidence IEA,IEA,IEA]; GO_component: GO:0005737 - cytoplasm [Evidence IDA] [PMID 10684247]; GO_function: GO:0005524 - ATP binding [Evidence IEA,IEA]; GO_function: GO:0016887 - ATPase activity [Evidence IEA]; GO_function: GO:0016887 - ATPase activity [Evidence IDA] [PMID 17430889]; GO_function: GO:0005525 - GTP binding [Evidence IEA]; GO_function: GO:0016787 - hydrolase activity [Evidence IEA]; GO_function: GO:0000166 - nucleotide binding [Evidence IEA]; GO_function: GO:0043023 - ribosomal large subunit binding [Evidence IEA]; GO_function: GO:0043022 - ribosome binding [Evidence IEA]; GO_process: GO:0006200 - ATP catabolic process [Evidence IEA]; GO_process: GO:0008150 - biological_process [Evidence ND]; GO_process: GO:0008152 - metabolic process [Evidence IEA]) — MEFVIKAIELANKAQRGGNPAVVKAKKEEIATAEKVLAWLEDGKRVANGQWTNSEIAIINTLTLLTAKPSVYIVNVSEEDYILGADDQGTQWMKEINQWVNDNSPGDRVVPVSIGLEARLAGLDQATVDAELKDLDTQSALPIAIQELRKALHLISYFTCGKDEVREWTIRKGTKAPQAAGIIHKDLEKTFILANVTKYDDLVAANGDDSVIKASGQLSQKGKDYVVEDGDVVHFKSAAARK; from the coding sequence ATGGAGTTTGTTATTAAAGCCATTGAACTGGCAAATAAGGCTCAGAGAGGAGGCAatcctgctgttgtcaaagccaagaaagaagaaattgcTACGGCAGAAAAAGTGTTGGCATGGCTGGAAGACGGCAAAAGAGTGGCTAATGGTCAGTGGACGAACAGCGAGATCGCCATTATTAATACCCTCACTCTGCTGACTGCTAAACCATCTGTATATATTGTCAATGTCAGTGAGGAGGATTATATATTGGGAGCTGATGACCAGGGCACTCAATGGATGaaagaaatcaatcaatGGGTCAACGACAACTCACCAGGGGATAGAGTAGTTCCGGTGAGTATTGGTCTTGAAGCGCGATTAGCAGGGTTGGATCAAGCcactgttgatgctgaattGAAAGATCTCGATACTCAAAGCGCTCTACCAATAGCTATTCAGGAACTTCGTAAAGCACTCCATCTCATCAGTTACTTCACTTGCGGAAAAGACGAGGTTCGTGAATGGACTATCCGCAAGGGCACGAAGGCTCCACAGGCAGCGGGTATCATTCACAAGGATCTCGAAAAGACATTTATTCTGGCCAATGTCACTAAATACGACGACCTGGTAGCTGCTAATGGCGACGACTCGGTAATTAAAGCCTCGGGTCAGCTCTCTCAAAAGGGTAAAGACTACGTTGTGGAGGACGGAGACGTGGTTCACTTCAAATCGGCCGCTGCCCGAAAGTAA
- the MLS1 gene encoding malate synthase MLS1 (Malate synthase, enzyme of the glyoxylate cycle; involved in utilization of non-fermentable carbon sources; expression is subject to carbon catabolite repression; localizes in peroxisomes during growth on oleic acid, otherwise cytosolic; can accept butyryl-CoA as acyl-CoA donor in addition to traditional substrate acetyl-CoA; GO_component: GO:0005737 - cytoplasm [Evidence IDA] [PMID 11914276]; GO_component: GO:0005829 - cytosol [Evidence IDA] [PMID 11846793]; GO_component: GO:0009514 - glyoxysome [Evidence IEA,IEA]; GO_component: GO:0005782 - peroxisomal matrix [Evidence IDA] [PMID 11846793]; GO_component: GO:0005777 - peroxisome [Evidence IEA]; GO_component: GO:0005777 - peroxisome [Evidence IDA] [PMID 2211514]; GO_function: GO:0003824 - catalytic activity [Evidence IEA]; GO_function: GO:0004474 - malate synthase activity [Evidence IEA,IEA]; GO_function: GO:0004474 - malate synthase activity [Evidence IMP] [PMID 23642236]; GO_function: GO:0004474 - malate synthase activity [Evidence IMP] [PMID 8878673]; GO_function: GO:0016740 - transferase activity [Evidence IEA]; GO_process: GO:0006097 - glyoxylate cycle [Evidence IEA,IEA,IEA]; GO_process: GO:0006097 - glyoxylate cycle [Evidence IMP] [PMID 23642236]; GO_process: GO:0006097 - glyoxylate cycle [Evidence IMP] [PMID 8878673]; GO_process: GO:0006099 - tricarboxylic acid cycle [Evidence IEA]), producing the protein MNGIEIFAPIDSSHQLWPEATAPAKIITKSALEFVATLQRTHGKTRKELLEARNVRQQAIDKGTASLGLLDSTAHIRNDASWKGASLAPGLEDRRVEITGPPERKMIVNALNADVSTYMSDFEDSLAPTWSNVTWGQAHLYDAIRGQIGFSDAKTGKQYDILSRPHRKPVTLIVRPRGWHMEEKHVLVDGEPVSASLFDFGLYFYHNAKQLISNGAGPYFYVPKMESHLEARLWNNVFVQAQDLLHIPQGTIRATALLETLPGAFEMEEIIYELRDHSSGLNCGRWDYIFSTIKTLKNDSSHILPDRADVTMSVPFMSAYVKKLVEVCHRRGVHAMGGMAAQIPIKNDIQANEAAMARVKADKLREVKAGHDGTWVAHPALASIANDIFNQYMPQPNQISFNPFTLDNYQPPTPSDLTNTHIDGGRITEAGIRKNIYIALCYMEAWLRGQGCVPIDYLMEDAATAEVSRAQLYQWVIHKCTTQDTNKPITPELTTSILAEELASLEKTASQQNKFAQAARHLLPEVSGHQFNNFLTTLLYDDITTLSPVPVDPAQLEE; encoded by the coding sequence ATGAATGGAATCGAGATCTTTGCGCCAATTGACTCGTCGCACCAGTTGTGGCCAGAGGCTACTGCTCCGGCGAAGATAATTACAAAGTCTGCTCTGGAGTTTGTGGCAACTCTGCAGAGAACACATGGAAAGACGAGGAAAGAGCTGTTGGAAGCTCGAAATGTGCGTCAGCAGGCAATAGATAAGGGCACAGCCAGCCTGGGTTTGCTCGACTCGACCGCTCATATTCGAAATGATGCTAGTTGGAAGGGAGCCAGTTTGGCACCTGGATTAGAAGACCGAAGAGTCGAGATCACCGGTCCTCCTGAAAGGAAAATGATCGTGAATGCTTTGAATGCCGATGTTTCTACATACATGTCAGATTTCGAGGACTCGCTGGCTCCAACTTGGAGTAATGTAACTTGGGGCCAGGCACATCTTTATGACGCAATTAGGGGCCAAATTGGCTTTTCCGACGCTAAAACTGGCAAACAGTACGACATTCTCAGTCGTCCACACCGAAAACCAGTGACGTTGATTGTGCGTCCTAGAGGATGGCATATGGAGGAAAAGCATGTTCTTGTTGACGGCGAGCCTGTAAGTGCATCGctatttgattttggtttgtaCTTTTATCACAATGCCAAACAGCTGATTTCGAATGGCGCCGGCCCTTACTTTTATGTTCCAAAGATGGAGTCGCATCTCGAAGCTCGGCTATGGAACAACGTTTTCGTCCAAGCACAGGACTTGTTGCATATTCCTCAAGGCACCATCCGTGCAACTGCTTTATTAGAAACTCTGCCAGGGGCATTTGAAATGGAAGAAATCATCTACGAACTGCGGGACCACTCGTCCGGACTAAATTGTGGCCGCTGGGATTATATTTTCTCGACAATTAAAACACTCAAGAACGACTCTTCACACATTCTGCCTGACCGAGCAGATGTGACCATGTCGGTGCCGTTTATGAGCGCATATGTCAAGAAGCTCGTTGAAGTGTGTCATAGGCGTGGAGTACACGCCATGGGCGGAATGGCTGCGCAAATTCCAATTAAAAACGATATTCAAGCCAATGAAGCAGCCATGGCTCGTGTCAAAGCTGATAAATTGAGAGAAGTGAAGGCTGGTCATGACGGCACATGGGTCGCCCATCCAGCACTGGCATCCATAGCTAACGACATTTTCAACCAATACATGCCTCAACCCAACCAAATCTCGTTCAACCCATTCACCCTCGACAACTACCAGCCACCCACTCCCTCTGACCTCACAAACACCCATATCGACGGCGGCAGAATTACCGAAGCCGGTATCCGCAAGAACATCTACATCGCACTCTGCTACATGGAAGCCTGGCTCCGAGGCCAAGGATGTGTGCCCATCGACTATCTCATGGAAGACGCTGCCACCGCCGAAGTGTCTCGTGCTCAATTGTACCAATGGGTCATTCACAAGTGCACTACCCAAGACACCAACAAGCCCATCACCCCAGAACTAACGACCTCAATTCTCGCTGAAGAACTAGCATCTTTAGAAAAAACCGCTTCTCAGCAAAACAAATTCGCGCAAGCCGCTCGTCACCTGCTCCCCGAAGTGTCCGGCCACCAGTTCAACAATTTCTTGACCACACTCCTCTACGATGACATCACCACCTTATCTCCTGTCCCCGTCGATCCCGCCCAACTCGAGGAATGA
- the OTU2 gene encoding Otu2p (hypothetical protein; may interact with ribosomes, based on co-purification experiments; member of the ovarian tumor-like (OTU) superfamily of predicted cysteine proteases; shows cytoplasmic localization; protein abundance increases in response to DNA replication stress; GO_component: GO:0005737 - cytoplasm [Evidence IDA] [PMID 14562095]; GO_component: GO:0005840 - ribosome [Evidence IDA] [PMID 16702403]; GO_function: GO:0003674 - molecular_function [Evidence ND]; GO_process: GO:0008150 - biological_process [Evidence ND]), translating into MAEQLLAQLELEEKQAQEEAQAKKAVAAASSQSQQGSGGPKRNRRKEKIAQREAAAKKLSEEAAQEASTQPDLRKIELENLDALCKIHNLVQHDIQPDGHCLFASIADQLAQRRDIKKSVQELRKEAAGYIRQNPDTFGPFLFDENTLTMREIGPYCEELETTAIWGGDMEILALANVYDSCISVMFSGRSTLKVNEEGSQPELKLVYYKHSFGLGEHYNSLRDAN; encoded by the coding sequence ATGGcagagcagctgctggctCAGTTAGAACTCGAGGAGAAACAGGCGCAAGAAGAGGCCCAAGCAAAGAAAGCggtggctgctgcttcatcacAGTCACAACAGGGTAGTGGAGGTCCGAAGAGAAACAGGCGTAAAGAGAAGATTGCTCAGAGAGAAGCTGCTGCAAAGAAACTGTCAGAAGAGGCTGCTCAGGAAGCGTCGACACAGCCTGATCTGAGGAAGATCGAGCTCGAGAACTTAGACGCTCTATGTAAGATTCACAATCTGGTTCAGCACGATATTCAGCCTGATGGACACTGTTTGTTTGCTTCAATTGCTGACCAGTTGGCACAGAGACGagatatcaagaaatcggTACAAGAACTGAGGAAAGAGGCTGCCGGTTATATTCGTCAGAATCCAGACACTTTTGGACCTTTCCTGTTTGACGAGAACACCTTGACGATGAGAGAAATAGGGCCCTATTGTGAGGAGCTCGAGACAACTGCTATCTGGGGAGGGGATATGGAGATTCTGGCACTGGCCAATGTGTACGATTCGTGCATCAGTGTCATGTTCAGTGGCCGGTCGACACTCAAAGTCAATGAAGAAGGATCCCAGCCCGAGCTCAAGCTGGTGTACTATAAACACAGCTTCGGTCTTGGTGAACACTACAACTCTCTACGGGACGCTAATTAG